The Verrucomicrobium spinosum DSM 4136 = JCM 18804 genome includes a region encoding these proteins:
- a CDS encoding PIG-L deacetylase family protein yields the protein MLFRHSKADLFVPDQTDPAQAFARVTHLGIVSHQDDLEIAAYHGITECFRREEKWFGGVVVTNGSGSPRKGPYAHYTDEEMLEVRKHEQRKAAFVGEYSVMVQLGYPSEDVKSGRREDVSDDLLRILKLTQPQFVYLHNPADRHDTHVATFLRCLEALRSLPKEARPQRVYGCEVWRKLDWLLSEDKVMLWVDQYPHLIGALLAVFDSQISGGKRYDLAEEGLRRANATYFDSHTTDATNSLTFAMDLTPLIQDDTLNPEDFALGFVDRLKDDVRARMRKFA from the coding sequence ATGCTCTTTCGCCACTCTAAAGCCGACTTGTTTGTCCCCGACCAGACCGACCCCGCCCAGGCCTTTGCCCGGGTGACCCACCTTGGCATCGTCAGCCACCAGGATGACCTGGAAATTGCGGCCTATCACGGCATCACCGAGTGCTTCAGGCGGGAGGAGAAGTGGTTCGGTGGCGTGGTGGTGACGAACGGCTCCGGCAGTCCACGCAAAGGGCCGTATGCCCACTACACGGATGAGGAGATGCTGGAAGTGCGGAAGCACGAGCAGCGTAAGGCCGCCTTCGTGGGAGAATACAGTGTGATGGTCCAGCTTGGCTATCCCAGTGAGGATGTAAAGTCCGGTCGCCGGGAAGATGTGTCCGATGACTTGCTGCGCATCCTCAAGCTCACCCAGCCCCAGTTTGTTTATCTCCATAACCCCGCTGACCGTCACGACACGCATGTGGCCACCTTCCTGCGTTGCCTGGAGGCCCTGCGCTCCCTGCCCAAAGAGGCGCGCCCGCAGCGCGTGTACGGTTGTGAAGTCTGGCGCAAGCTCGACTGGCTTCTCAGCGAGGACAAGGTGATGCTCTGGGTGGACCAGTATCCGCATTTGATTGGTGCGCTGCTGGCGGTGTTTGACTCCCAGATCAGCGGCGGCAAACGCTATGACCTGGCCGAGGAAGGGCTGCGCCGCGCGAATGCGACCTACTTTGACTCCCACACGACGGACGCGACAAACTCGCTGACGTTTGCGATGGACCTGACCCCGCTCATTCAGGATGATACCTTGAACCCTGAGGACTTTGCCCTGGGGTTTGTGGATCGTTTGAAGGATGACGTAAGGGCGCGCATGCGGAAGTTTGCTTGA
- a CDS encoding PhoH family protein, which translates to MLHEAAPSPELMLSLEEEITNGREHGNGGGVQYAGGGTGTRRKRGVNGRNGSAQSTRVKSFVLDTNVLLHDPACLQRFEDNEVCIPVDVLGELDRFKNEPSDRGANAREVHRALSRAFSQPGADVMQGVNTAGGGRVRLVVFDLKEALQSKPVQRFERVFHDMEKPDHRILACALWLGHLSDHPVILVSKDLNMQLKARAVGMPCEDYLHDKVEAREVSQTELVTVQVTSHELQRFASSSILELEPRRYPALAVNEYVLLSAGEKNTMPARFSATGSFIKLHVPESLKILQGRTIKPMNLGQACLLDALMNPEISLVTCFGQAGTGKTLLACAAGLSQVMGNTYSGITVSRPIVAMGQGIGFLPGSLHEKMRPWLQPVYDALDLLTRPAANPSFSKKKTSRHGNPNPPTQGMTPGSAAAPYDPLVQSGVIEIEALCYIRGRSIPDRFFILDEAQQLTPLEAKTVVTRMSRGSKLVLIGDPAQIDNPYVDSRSNGLVYTRQRMRGQSFAAHVPLGKGERSPLAEAGARLL; encoded by the coding sequence ATGCTCCACGAAGCCGCTCCTTCCCCCGAACTGATGCTGAGTCTCGAAGAGGAAATCACCAACGGGAGGGAACACGGCAACGGGGGCGGCGTCCAGTACGCGGGAGGCGGAACAGGGACGCGAAGGAAACGAGGAGTCAACGGGCGCAACGGCTCCGCCCAGAGCACCCGGGTGAAGTCCTTTGTGCTGGACACCAACGTGCTGCTGCATGATCCGGCCTGCCTGCAAAGGTTCGAGGACAATGAAGTGTGCATCCCCGTGGATGTGCTGGGTGAGCTGGACCGGTTCAAGAATGAACCGAGCGATCGAGGAGCCAACGCCCGCGAGGTGCACCGCGCGCTCTCCCGCGCCTTTTCACAGCCCGGCGCGGATGTCATGCAGGGCGTGAACACCGCCGGTGGCGGCCGGGTGCGCCTGGTGGTCTTTGATCTCAAGGAGGCGCTTCAATCCAAGCCGGTGCAGCGCTTCGAGCGTGTGTTTCATGACATGGAAAAGCCGGATCACCGCATCCTCGCATGCGCCCTCTGGCTCGGTCACCTCTCCGATCATCCGGTGATCCTCGTGAGCAAGGACCTGAACATGCAGCTGAAGGCACGCGCGGTGGGCATGCCGTGCGAGGACTATCTGCATGACAAGGTGGAGGCGCGGGAAGTCTCCCAAACCGAGCTCGTCACCGTGCAGGTCACCTCCCACGAATTGCAGCGCTTCGCCAGCAGCAGCATCCTGGAGCTGGAGCCACGCCGCTACCCTGCCCTGGCCGTCAATGAATACGTCCTGCTCTCCGCCGGGGAGAAGAACACCATGCCCGCCCGCTTCAGTGCCACGGGTTCATTCATCAAATTGCATGTGCCGGAATCGCTTAAGATCCTGCAGGGCCGCACCATCAAGCCCATGAACCTGGGTCAGGCCTGCCTGCTGGATGCGCTCATGAATCCGGAGATCTCCCTCGTCACGTGCTTCGGACAAGCAGGCACGGGCAAAACACTGCTGGCCTGCGCCGCAGGCCTCTCCCAGGTGATGGGCAACACCTACTCCGGCATCACCGTGAGCCGGCCCATCGTGGCCATGGGTCAGGGCATCGGCTTCCTGCCTGGCTCCCTGCATGAGAAAATGCGCCCCTGGCTCCAGCCAGTGTACGACGCGCTGGACCTGCTGACCCGCCCGGCCGCCAATCCCAGCTTCAGCAAGAAGAAGACTTCCCGCCACGGCAACCCCAACCCACCCACGCAGGGCATGACGCCCGGCAGCGCCGCCGCCCCCTACGATCCGCTGGTGCAGTCCGGTGTGATCGAAATCGAGGCGCTCTGCTACATCCGCGGTCGCAGCATCCCAGACCGCTTCTTCATCCTGGATGAAGCGCAGCAGCTCACTCCGCTGGAAGCCAAGACGGTGGTCACACGCATGTCCCGCGGCAGCAAGCTGGTGCTCATCGGCGATCCCGCCCAGATCGACAATCCCTATGTGGACAGCCGCAGCAACGGCCTGGTGTACACCCGCCAGCGCATGCGTGGCCAGTCCTTTGCCGCCCACGTCCCGTTGGGCAAAGGCGAGCGCAGCCCGCTTGCCGAAGCCGGGGCCCGCCTGCTCTAG
- a CDS encoding serpin family protein, with protein MKVCSLWRAGWWALALLVAAAPGAMWAETDRAVGAQASNVLAFKLAPALQTMPENYVMCPYALHRVLSLVLEGAEGKTREELAQLLGWKADFATRSAAIKELGTALGRSAGEGAVTIDSSLNLLVRNRVRLEDSFLDLAQDTYGVTPMVLKSDDPANAVEGVNELISRGTRGRITNLVPPGGLGADNVLTLVSTLFFKGAWSERFPAEKTVQRPFWVPSARTDKQVKMMRKTGDLRHASMKAGGYGLLELPMGARSQDFCMLILLPDAQDGLPAVEKALTQAGLEEAIGKLDSARVTVHLPRFSFSLGGDFTMLLKALGAGRVIAPGDAELGPMSRTVPLRLSALYKETTVDVNETGAEAASAVAMAAGPFSSGAPNAEAPKPPVMFIANHPFLFFIRHQPSGLILVMGRVDNP; from the coding sequence ATGAAAGTGTGTTCACTCTGGCGGGCTGGATGGTGGGCGCTGGCTCTGCTGGTTGCCGCAGCGCCGGGAGCGATGTGGGCGGAAACCGATCGAGCGGTCGGTGCTCAAGCGTCCAATGTCCTCGCCTTCAAGCTGGCACCGGCCCTGCAGACGATGCCAGAGAATTATGTGATGTGCCCGTATGCCCTGCATCGGGTGCTATCTCTGGTATTGGAGGGCGCGGAGGGGAAGACCCGGGAGGAATTGGCCCAGCTGCTGGGATGGAAGGCGGACTTTGCCACACGGTCAGCGGCCATCAAGGAGCTCGGCACCGCCTTGGGTAGGTCGGCTGGGGAAGGTGCGGTCACGATTGACTCGTCTCTGAATTTGCTGGTTCGCAACAGGGTGCGACTGGAAGACTCTTTTTTGGATCTGGCACAGGACACTTACGGCGTGACGCCCATGGTGCTGAAGAGCGATGATCCCGCCAACGCTGTGGAAGGGGTCAATGAACTGATCAGCCGCGGCACCCGGGGGCGCATTACGAACCTGGTGCCTCCTGGAGGCTTGGGCGCGGACAACGTCCTGACGTTGGTGAGCACCCTCTTTTTCAAAGGGGCGTGGTCAGAAAGGTTCCCGGCTGAGAAGACCGTGCAGCGGCCGTTTTGGGTGCCTTCTGCCCGAACAGACAAACAGGTCAAAATGATGCGCAAAACGGGAGATCTGCGCCACGCCAGCATGAAGGCGGGGGGCTATGGTCTCCTCGAACTACCCATGGGGGCCCGGTCGCAGGATTTCTGCATGCTCATCTTGTTGCCTGATGCGCAGGATGGACTGCCAGCAGTGGAGAAGGCGCTCACGCAGGCGGGGTTGGAAGAGGCGATCGGCAAGCTCGACTCTGCCCGGGTGACGGTGCATCTGCCCCGTTTCTCTTTCTCTCTAGGGGGTGATTTCACGATGCTTCTCAAAGCGTTGGGCGCAGGCAGGGTGATCGCGCCCGGAGACGCGGAACTGGGGCCAATGAGCCGCACCGTACCCCTGCGTCTGAGTGCACTCTATAAGGAAACCACGGTGGACGTCAACGAGACGGGGGCTGAGGCAGCCTCGGCAGTGGCGATGGCTGCAGGGCCCTTCTCCTCCGGTGCACCCAATGCGGAAGCACCCAAGCCCCCGGTCATGTTCATCGCCAACCACCCGTTCCTTTTCTTCATCCGTCACCAGCCCAGTGGATTGATCCTGGTGATGGGACGGGTGGACAACCCGTGA
- a CDS encoding EF-hand domain-containing protein codes for MKTMLTLFALALSASLALAADGDKPKPPGGDGAKRNPEEAFKKLDANGDGSLSKDEFKAAPFAQKNPERAEKGFEAKDKDKDGKLSKEEFVARPEGKPGEQGKKPAKPEGDKKP; via the coding sequence ATGAAAACGATGCTTACGCTTTTCGCCCTGGCCCTCAGCGCCTCCCTCGCCCTCGCCGCTGATGGTGACAAGCCCAAGCCCCCCGGAGGTGACGGGGCCAAGCGCAACCCTGAAGAAGCCTTCAAGAAGCTCGACGCCAACGGCGACGGCTCCCTGAGCAAGGACGAATTCAAGGCCGCCCCCTTCGCCCAGAAGAATCCTGAGCGCGCTGAAAAAGGCTTCGAAGCCAAGGACAAGGACAAGGATGGCAAGCTCTCCAAGGAAGAGTTCGTCGCCCGCCCTGAGGGCAAGCCCGGTGAACAGGGTAAAAAGCCCGCCAAGCCCGAGGGCGACAAGAAGCCCTGA
- a CDS encoding pyridoxamine 5'-phosphate oxidase family protein, producing MPPPPVKPLDPAELPALAQATLRTAKFPMLSSMDGDQPRVRPVSPVKTEGFTVYVANLRSYHKTGEIAHNPKVELCYLDPDHNQVRITGVAEVVTDAAVLNDIWAGNALLRAYLGTPDNPELIIYRIQPQRVQYMREWALHYHEVPLA from the coding sequence ATGCCCCCTCCTCCAGTCAAACCGCTCGATCCGGCCGAACTGCCCGCCCTGGCCCAGGCCACCCTACGCACGGCCAAATTTCCCATGCTCTCCAGCATGGACGGCGACCAGCCCAGGGTGCGTCCTGTCTCTCCCGTGAAAACGGAAGGGTTCACCGTGTACGTGGCCAATTTGCGAAGCTACCACAAAACCGGAGAAATCGCCCACAACCCGAAGGTCGAACTCTGCTACCTGGACCCTGACCACAATCAGGTCCGCATCACCGGAGTGGCTGAGGTGGTGACGGACGCTGCCGTGCTGAATGACATCTGGGCTGGGAACGCCCTGTTGCGAGCCTACCTGGGCACGCCGGACAATCCGGAGCTCATCATCTACCGCATCCAGCCTCAACGGGTGCAATACATGCGGGAATGGGCGCTGCACTATCATGAGGTGCCTCTCGCGTAG